The following are encoded in a window of Actinomyces oris genomic DNA:
- a CDS encoding sensor histidine kinase: MPNLLPSALRDAVDLAEADLDWIHQLVADWQLIADLSTSDLVLWVRTRAGRFIAAGHTRPSGGTTVHLEDVVGRRMPASREAMAMESLSTAQIQDAAEPYWTGTAAVQEEYIPVVHAGTPIAVVTRETSVGVIRGGRIVEREMEEIAEVLCQMTASGDFPIQGAGTTIRHGTPRVADGVLRLDEEGRIVYVSPNGRSCFHRLGIEGELEGILLAEAVTSIIPARTPVDETLAVVLMGRQAWLTEVEVGGVFLSVRSIPLARKGRRSGAVLLVRDVTEVRRREQVLLNKDATIREVHHRVKNNLQTVSALLRMQARRASNEETRQALSEAERRVTTIATVHDALSHNVNEHVDFDEVFSSILRMAAVVATPTGEVSTKLEGSFGVVDADTAQALATVLAELVTNAVEHGLDGRDGRVTVTAHRDEDRLEVHVMDNGAGLAPDTLMTGLGTRIVTTLVRGELRGVIDWEPLSGGGTDVVIHARLHQRAARAEA, translated from the coding sequence GTGCCTAATCTTCTGCCTAGCGCCCTGAGAGACGCAGTCGACCTCGCCGAGGCCGACCTCGACTGGATCCACCAGCTGGTGGCCGACTGGCAGCTGATTGCGGACCTATCCACCTCCGACCTGGTCCTGTGGGTGCGTACCCGTGCGGGGCGCTTCATCGCCGCGGGCCACACCCGCCCCTCGGGGGGAACCACCGTCCACCTCGAGGACGTCGTCGGGCGGCGCATGCCGGCCTCGCGTGAGGCCATGGCCATGGAATCACTGTCCACCGCCCAGATCCAGGACGCGGCCGAGCCCTACTGGACCGGTACCGCCGCGGTCCAGGAGGAGTACATCCCGGTCGTTCACGCCGGTACGCCGATCGCCGTCGTGACTCGGGAGACCTCGGTGGGCGTTATCCGGGGCGGGCGCATCGTTGAGCGGGAGATGGAGGAGATCGCCGAGGTCCTGTGCCAGATGACCGCCTCGGGCGACTTCCCCATCCAGGGCGCCGGCACCACGATCCGCCACGGTACGCCGCGCGTGGCCGACGGCGTCCTGCGTCTGGACGAGGAGGGGCGGATCGTCTACGTCAGCCCCAACGGGCGCTCCTGCTTCCACCGCCTGGGCATCGAGGGCGAGCTGGAGGGGATCCTGCTGGCCGAGGCCGTCACCTCGATCATTCCCGCCCGTACCCCCGTCGATGAGACGCTGGCCGTGGTCCTCATGGGGAGGCAGGCCTGGCTCACCGAGGTCGAGGTCGGGGGAGTGTTCCTGTCTGTGCGCTCCATCCCCCTGGCGCGCAAGGGGCGCCGTTCCGGGGCAGTGCTCCTGGTGCGCGACGTCACCGAGGTGCGTCGGCGCGAGCAGGTCCTGCTCAACAAGGACGCCACCATCCGGGAGGTCCACCACCGGGTCAAGAACAACCTGCAGACCGTCTCGGCGCTGCTGCGTATGCAGGCCCGCCGTGCCTCGAACGAGGAGACCCGCCAGGCTCTGTCCGAGGCCGAGCGCCGGGTGACCACCATTGCCACCGTCCACGACGCTTTGAGCCACAACGTCAATGAGCATGTGGACTTCGACGAGGTCTTCTCCTCCATCCTGCGCATGGCCGCGGTCGTGGCCACGCCCACGGGCGAGGTCAGCACCAAGCTGGAGGGCTCCTTCGGAGTGGTCGACGCTGACACGGCGCAGGCGCTGGCCACGGTGCTGGCCGAGCTCGTGACCAACGCCGTCGAGCACGGCCTCGATGGCCGCGACGGCCGCGTGACGGTCACGGCCCACCGTGACGAGGACCGGCTCGAGGTCCACGTGATGGACAACGGTGCGGGCCTGGCGCCGGACACCCTCATGACCGGACTGGGAACACGGATCGTCACCACGCTTGTGCGCGGGGAACTGCGCGGGGTCATTGACTGGGAGCCTCTGAGTGGAGGGGGCACCGACGTCGTCATTCATGCCCGCCTTCACCAGAGGGCTGCCAGGGCTGAAGCCTGA
- a CDS encoding DUF2505 domain-containing protein, protein MRKTITITYPASPARTAQMLADPAYQEARVSRAGLDNASVDVAQRGQGFVATIAGSIQPSQLPSVASRFVRSAVSFSVAESWGEPKDDGSRSGGYDVKVKNAPVKVSATSTMAPAAESAGEATTVTVDVDLKVTVPLVGKTIEEKAMGMVGRVVADEESRATAWLAEH, encoded by the coding sequence ATGAGGAAGACCATCACCATCACCTATCCCGCATCTCCGGCACGCACCGCGCAGATGCTCGCCGACCCCGCCTACCAGGAGGCGCGGGTCTCACGGGCCGGGCTCGACAACGCCTCGGTGGACGTCGCCCAGCGAGGCCAGGGCTTCGTGGCCACCATCGCCGGAAGCATCCAGCCCTCCCAGCTGCCCTCGGTCGCCTCACGGTTCGTGCGCTCGGCGGTGTCCTTCTCCGTAGCCGAGTCCTGGGGCGAGCCGAAGGATGACGGCTCACGCTCCGGCGGCTACGACGTGAAGGTCAAGAACGCCCCGGTCAAGGTCAGTGCCACCTCCACCATGGCTCCCGCCGCGGAGTCCGCCGGTGAGGCCACCACCGTCACCGTCGACGTCGACCTCAAGGTCACTGTGCCACTGGTCGGCAAGACCATCGAGGAGAAGGCCATGGGCATGGTGGGCCGCGTCGTCGCCGATGAGGAGAGCCGGGCCACCGCCTGGCTCGCCGAGCACTGA
- a CDS encoding WhiB family transcriptional regulator, translated as MDWRSQAACLTVDPELFFPVGNTGPAIAQIAKAKEVCGRCEVVDTCLKWALENGQDAGVWGGMSEDERRSLKRRAARARRSS; from the coding sequence ATGGACTGGCGCAGCCAAGCCGCATGTCTCACCGTTGACCCGGAGCTCTTCTTCCCCGTGGGGAACACAGGTCCCGCCATTGCCCAGATCGCCAAGGCAAAAGAGGTGTGCGGCCGCTGCGAGGTGGTGGACACCTGCCTGAAGTGGGCACTGGAGAACGGCCAGGACGCCGGCGTCTGGGGAGGCATGAGCGAGGACGAGCGCCGTTCTCTCAAGCGCCGGGCGGCCAGGGCCCGCCGGTCCTCCTGA